From Antechinus flavipes isolate AdamAnt ecotype Samford, QLD, Australia chromosome 1, AdamAnt_v2, whole genome shotgun sequence:
ATCGGGACCGTCAACGCCCTGTCGGCCGCCACCTCCCCTAAAGCGGGCGCCGAGCCCCCCGGGCCCCGCAAGGACGCGcctccggccccggccccggcccccaCCCGCGGCCAGGCGCTGCTGCGGGCCATCGGCACCGTCAACGCCCTGACGGCCGCCACCTCCCCCAAAGCGGGCGCCGAGCTCCCCGAAAAGAAAACTCCGAAGAAGTCGCCGGCGCCCCCCGCCACTGGCCCGGCGCCCGACGGAGACTGAGGGGCTCCCGCCCCCGCGGCAGCAGCTCGCCGAGGCCAGGTAAGCGTGCCCCGGCCCATCCCGACCTCCGGGCTCTCCTCTGTGCGCAAGTGGAGCCAGCGGGGTTTTCTCTGAGCCCAGCGACCCGGATGTAGGGCCACAAGGCAACCGGCCTTGCCCTCCGGGAGCTCCCGGTCCAGACAGGGAATCCAGGGGACAGTGAGATCAGTACCAAGGAGAGGGCTGCGCCCTTAGGAGTGCCCCTGTCAGTCACCTTCTGAGGAGGGGCCAGGAAGACTACccgggggtgggggaaggaggctGTTCTGAGCGCTCTTCCAACGTCAGGTCTGTGAGTCTAGGAGGGCACCCAGGGCTCAGGGGAAAGCGGACccagctccccctccccctccccactcagGGGAGCGGTTCTGTTTGGCCAGAACTTGGACTGGGCCAAAGAGAGAAGTGGGAACAGGTAGCCGGGCCGGTTGACCGACCTCTGAAGCAGATGGGGTCATATTCCAGGCTTAAAAAGGgcccaacccccccacccccaaggcCCAGCCCTGGAGAGCCTGAGTTTAGGGACCTTAGCATTCTTCCCCCCTCCAACGGGGCCTGGCTAGGGGCGAGGGAGccaaagagaaggggggagagcaGAGGGTGGGTTTGTATGCCCCAGAGCTCTCTAGAAACAAGAGGCATCCTTGCTCAGGCCCGAGTTTCTAGAAGAAGAGCAGGTGGTCTTTCCTCCCCCTGCAGCGCTCTGAGGAGAAAGTGCTTCCCAACAGCCACCTAGAAGGGCCCTTGGCCCCATTTAGTAAAGGAAATGAGCCCCAGAAGGGAGAAAACTGGGCTGACATTGAGGTTTCTAAAGAGAGGGAGGGTAGAGGGGGCTCGGCCCATGGCTTCCATTCCGGGGGCCTTAGCAGCCGGCACTTGGTCTCCCAGGACCTCCAGTTTTTCCAGGGGAGTCAGGAAGGCTGGCTCAGGGCATCCTTGGGCCCCCGTGGCCGGGTGGCTGTGGCCTAGGACCTTCCTGTCCTGTCCTAATCTCAGGCCCCTGAGGCTCCCACGCCGCTCCCCAAGTCCCCATGCACTGCTGTCAGGGGGCTTGGATTGTATCTCCCTCCCCCCAGGAAGGCCTCCAGCGGCAAGGAGAGAGGTGGGCTCTGGCTCACGGCGGAATTCTGTTGTACTTAGTTCCTGCTGAACCTGGCACTGGAGACGGGCCGGAGGGAAGCGGGCATGGCGGGCGCACACCGAGCCACCGGGCCCACGGAACAGCCGGTGCCGGGACCCCGGAGACCCAGGCCGCCCAGGAGCAGCACCGCCCAGCTCAGCGGCTTGCCACCGGCGCCACTCAGCTTCTCAGTCTCCATGGGCACTGCCACCCGGACCCTCGTCTTCGCCCAGACCCCCAGGACGACCCCAGAGGATTTCACGCCCTCGCCATCCTCGAAAATGAAGGCTGCTCTATAAGAGGGGGGCCGCTGATAAAGGCGTTTATTAACAAAACGGGTCTCTTTTCCCTGTTTAGGCTGGGGGAGGCTGGGGGAGGCTGGGAAGATGCGGCCCAGACTGGCAGCTCATGGGGCAGAACGGCAGCTCGagaacagaatgtcagagctaggaggggaaacttagaacaggagatgtcagagctgggagggaacctTAGAaagggatgtcagaactgggaggaaactttagaacagggaatgtcagagctgagagggaaccttagaacaggggatgtcagagctgggaggggaaacttagaacaggggatgtcagaactgggaggggaaCCTTAGAGAATGTGAGAACTGGTAGGAAACTTTAGAATaggaaatgtcagagctgagagggaaccttagaacagggtatgtcagagctgggaggggaaccttagaacaggggatgtcagagctgggaggggaaccttagaacaggggatgtcagaactggaagggaaccttagaacaggggatgtcagaactgggaggggaaCCTTAAGAGAATGTGAGAACTGGTAGGAAactttagaacagggaatgtcagagctgagagggaaccttagaacaggggatgtcagaactggggcAGGGTGGGGGGGGGCCTGAAAACAATACCAAGGATGGAGCTGGATAAtccctgaggtctcttccagctttgggGCCTGTAAGCCTGGGAATGTGCACATAAAAAGGCCAGGAACCTTGCAGCCCAGCCCCGGTCACAGCACGGGATGCTGGAGCACGGGATGCTGGGGCGCGGGATGCTGGGGCCCGGAGCAGGACGCCTGAGCAGCCTCCCGGCTCTGGGCTCGGCTCCCTCCCGGCACGTTTCCCCGCCTCTCTGGCCGGTGCCGAACTCCAAAGCCTTTTGTGTTTGTCCCTGAACCTGAGGTTCAGCAGCCTGTCCAGTCTATAGGGGGGGTGTCTTTCTTCCATTGGGTTGATGAGAAAGTTGGGGTTCAGAGAATCCAAGTAACTTCCCGAAGGTCACACGGTGGGCCCTGGTGATGGCCCAGGCGCTTCTCCTGCCCCAGGTTCTTCCCCCCCACTGATACTCCAATAGGCAGCACCTGGGGAGCCCCCAGGAGCAGTGAGGGGGGAAGCCTGGACCAGAGGGTCAGAGCGTTCTCCCGGAGCCCGGCCCCATGCTCAGGAGCAGGCAGATCAGGACCCACGTCTCTGTCGGGAGGGAGAAGTCCGGGGCTCCGCTGGCCGTGACGTCGCGGGAAGCCAGGACCCTCCGGGCCCCGAGGGGCTGCACCGGGCGGAAGTTGTTGGTCATGTTGACGGGCCGAGCCCCCGGGGGACTGGCCTGAAGGGTGGACACAAACTGGGCCAGCTGAGGGGGGAGAGAGGCACTTCAGCTCGGACCCGGGGGTATCCCGCTGCCCAACCCCCCCGGGCTGGGGAGCCAGGATCCGTGACCCCGACCTCCCCCAGGAGAGTGAGGGGGGAAGGTGCCGTACCTGGGCCCTGCCGATGGGGACGGGCTCCTCGAAGACGGTCCAGAGCACGACCTCGTCACAGCCCGGCGTGGTCAGGGACCCGGAGTAGCGGTAGTAGCGGGAGAGCCGGGCCCGGCTGGGCAGCAGCTTGTCCAGGCGGAAGGTCGACGCCAGTTCCACCGACTGCCCTGGACGGTGGAGATGGAAGGGGCGCGGTGTGCTGGGGCagctccctccctgcctccccctccccccacttctgGCCCCTGGCTCCCCTAGAGCCCTCACCCTGGTGAGAAATGTTCTTCAGCCCGGTCACAATGGTGTGGTAGTTGTTGTTGTCCTCGGCCTGCACCTGTTGGGGGAGAGCAGGGGCCTTGCTGGCAACGGTCCTGTGGTCATTCAGGTGCCGTCgccctccctgcctctcttccctcctctgactctctgtctctgtctgtctgtctgtctgtctctctctctctctctctctgtctctgtctgtctctctgtctctctgtctctgtctgtctctctgtctctctgtctctgtctctctcctgtctctctctacTTTGCCTCACTCCCCCTACATAGTCTGTCTCCCCCCCAATTTCCCGGCCTGCTTTTTCTCACGCCCTCCCCCTCTTCTTGCAAGtgagcagcagaagcagcagcccCTCCCCAAGCTTCTCCCTACCTTGAAGAAGAAGGCTAACACGGCCAGGCCTCCGGGATGGCCCCGGGCCTCCCCCAGACTCTGGTAGCGGGTGTTCATGTGCACCACGTGCATCTGGAGGGGACACACAGACGCCCCAAGCCCCTCATTCGCTCCGAAGGGGAGCCTGAGTGCCCGCTTGAGGACTCCACGCCCCCCCCAGGACCCTCACCTCTCGCTCACCCAGTCCCTGGCCCCGGGGCCTCACCTCCATAGGCTGGCGCTGCCCATCCAGGGTGTGCTCGGAGCCGTTGGCCGTGGGATCGCCCCAGTGGAAGTGGAGCTGCAGAGCGCGGTAGACGTGGGGCAGGCCCCCGCCCCGGATGCTCGGCTGGCCCCGCTCCGGGCCCCAGGGCCCCTCCAGGCTCAGCAGCACTGGAGGAAGGGGACGCCGTACGTGCGGGAGGTCAGCGTGTGGCCCTGGCCTAGGGGACGCCCGAAATCCTCCACACGGACTCACAGaaactcacacacactcacacacagacacgcTCCTTGTCCTGGAGCCTTCTGGGAACGCACATGTGAGGATCAGGATAGAAACAGGAGATTGTGCCCGAAATCTCCCCCTTTACCTGCCTCCGTCCTCGCCCTCCCTCGAACCCCGCGCCAGCCCCAGCATTTCTTCAATCATGGGGGCCCCGGGGAGGAACCTCCAGCCCATCTCCCCATTCGGTGCCTCCATCAGAATAAACACTCGCTAACATTCACGTCCACAAACATTTCCTAAGCACCAACGAGACATAAATGAccatttctgtcctcaagaagttggTCTTCTGCTTCTATTTCTGGATTACATGTAAACTGACtagaggagggagacagagacagagagagacacacagagagagacagagagaggcagagagacagagacagagagagacagagacagagacacacacagagagagacagagacagagaaacagagacaaagagagacacacacagagagacagagacagacagagagacagaaattggtggatagagaaagaaagatgatagagacagaaataaatatatgataaagatagacagagatgaaagagatcaggagagacagagacacacacatacagagacagacagagagacagaaattggtagacagagaaagaaagatgatagataaataaatatatgataaagatgagagagagagaagagagagatagggagagacgGAGAGATGATATAGATGATAGACAGatgtttggggggggggtctcACCTACTAAATGTTGTTTGAATTGCATTCTGGGAGATGTGACAGTGCAGACCCCAAAGAGGGCAGTGACAATGCCCCTTATACAGAGAGTCGTCAGAGGAACCGGGGCCCCCAGAGCCTCACTGTGGGGCGGGGCCCCGGGATGAGTCCTCGGGCAGAACAAGGGGAGTGCCGGAGGCTGCCACCCTGGGGACTCGGGTCACCTCCTGATCCTCCCTCCGGGGCCCTCGGGCCGGCCAGACTCACCCCGACCCCCCGCTGGTGCACCGGGCATTTCCACACTAACTGCGTGTTTCCTAAGCTTGTCTGTGAGCCCTGGAGAGGAAGACCCTCGGCCTTGGCAGCAGAAAGCCTCCATCATCTGCAAAGCCGGCGCCCAGTGCGGGCTGCCAGCCCCGAGTGCACGAGGGGGCGGCACAGGGCAGGGACCGACTTCCCCCAGGGCGTCCTGGCTCGGACCTCGTCGCCCCTGTCTGTTGGGGAGCTGACCTGTGTGTCCGTCGTTCAGAAGCCGCCATGGGCCCGGGGGTGCCGAGTCATATCCTTCAAATACAAAAGGGCCCAGAGCCCGGTCCGGCTTCGCTTGGTGCCGGTCAATGTCAATGGGAGATTGGGATGAGCCCCCGCAGATGTGGGCGATGTCCTTCCAGTGTGAGGGGCCTGGAGACAGAGGAGGAGAGATAGGCAAGGAAGATGGGGACGGGGCAGAGGGGGCCAATCCCAGCGGCCCCGGCTGCAGAAAGCCTGGCTGCCCCCTCCCCGGCCACCCCGGAACCCAGGGAAATCCAGAGGGTCCTGGAGTCCCCTGGTAGGAAGGGAGCCAGGAGGGGGCCCCTGCGCGCCCATTCCCCTCCCACAGGGGCCTGTCCGCTCACCTTCCTAACACCTGCACACACGGTGCAAGGCGGCCCTGCCTGGtgaacacactcacacacacacacacacatacactcagtCTCACCCtcaccctcacacacacacacacactcacacactctcacacactcacacattcaaacacacacatacactcactcactctcacccacacacacacacacacacacacacacacacacacacacacactcacatactgAGTCACAACCAGACAGATGGAACAGGAAACATCCCGAGATCATTCAGCTCAGTCCCGTCTGCATTGGGTCCCCGCGATCCCTCACGTTCTCTCTCATGGCCCCTCTCCAGAAGCGAGCCCCCTTTGGGGTGCTGTCCCGGGGgtggggaagttttccttgacatCTAAAAGTTGTCAGCGGTAATTCTCCCCCCCACACACCCCCCTCCACACCGACACCCCCACCACCTCCACTCACCACACAGGGGATTCTGGGAATTATAGCACCAAGAGCCTGCAGGAAACAGATGGGGGGGTTAGAGCTGAGGTTTCCCCCCCACACATTGTTCTCTCCTAGACTCGGGGAGGCGGCTCCTCACAGAAGAAGCCCTTCTGTCTCCGGAGTCAGACTGTTTTTCGTCTCCATCTCTGTCCTTGGGTGACTGCCTTCTCCCCCCACTCCGCTCCCCTCCATCCCCCCTCCACCTCCCtccgttccccccccccccagagggAGAGACTCGGAGCCTGGCGCTTGGAGCTGGAGATTCTTCCCGGCCAGCTGCTCCGGCCCAGCAGGAAGATCCCATCTACCCCGGGCTGCAGGATGCcatcagggagagagagagagaggcggcaaaggggagatgggaaggagggaggggggagggaccGGGGGCAGAGGGGGCACCCGAGGAAGGGGCTGAGGGGCTGGGGGAGAGGCTCCGGACGCTGGCAGCCCCTCGGGTATCTCCAGGAAACAAGGCTACCGCACTTGTGGGAGAGACGGACAGAGACACTGAccgagagacagggagagacaagggcaggagaaaaaagaagaccaAAGTCGGAAAGTCACACTTAGGGCACCTGGGACGGGACGGGAGAGACCGGGGAAAAGTTAAAATCACGGAGCACCCGGAttggggtgaggagaagggaggggaaggggagggaggggagagaggggagggagaggaggaaggagaggtaaggaggggggaggggggagagggagagcatgaaggatggaggggagggagaggagggaaggaacagagggagggaaaggtggggagggagaggagagagggagaagaaggagaaggaggggagggagggcaggggTGGAGGGGACCAACAGGGAGGGAGACAGAGTCTGACTCTGGCCTCTCACCATCGGCGGCTGCCTGGACAAGCTTGAGCAGAGACAGCCAAGCGAGCGGCACTCCGGGGGGCCTCATGGCCGGCGGGGGGCGCGGAGCTCCTGGGTCCCGCGGACGGCCGAGCCCCAGAGCCCGCTGCCGGACTGGCGCGCGGACCTGCTGCCGTGGCCGATGCGGGAGTGACCGACTGGAGCCGCGCTGCCTCCGCCGCCTCTTAAATAGCTCTGGCTCGCCGGGCGGGGCAGGGTGGGGGGACTTAACTCCTTCCCTCCTGGGGCGCCCAGCCTCGGGCCGCCGTCCCGCACCCGCGCCTCAGACGGGGCCCAGGGCGCGGAGCCGGGAGCCCGGGAGGAGAAGGGGCGCGCACGTGGAGGGGCCGGGCCGGGAGGGAGAGCCAGGAGGGAGGCGCTGGAAgctggcgggggggggggggggggcggggggaggaaggagggagcagGGGGTCCCCGAGGGAGGGAGGAAGCGGCGAGCCCCTTGGGTCAAGAGCTGCGAAGAGAAAAACGCGTCTGGGACGGGAAACATTCTGAGCTGGGAGCAGAGCAAGCTGGTTGCCAGACCCTGCCCAGAGGCCTTCTCTCCCTGCCGGGACACCAACTCGTCTCTGCTCCCCAGAATCCTCTTCCTTCCTGGCCACCAACTCATCTCTGCTCCCCAGAATCCTTCTCTCCCTGTCGGGCCACCAACTCCCCCAGAATATTTCTCTTCTGCCAGGCCACCAACTCCCCTAGAATCCTTCTTTCCCTGTTGGGCCACCAACTCATCTGCTCCCAGGAATCC
This genomic window contains:
- the LOC127545723 gene encoding carbonic anhydrase 15-like produces the protein MRPPGVPLAWLSLLKLVQAAADGSWCYNSQNPLCGPSHWKDIAHICGGSSQSPIDIDRHQAKPDRALGPFVFEGYDSAPPGPWRLLNDGHTVLLSLEGPWGPERGQPSIRGGGLPHVYRALQLHFHWGDPTANGSEHTLDGQRQPMEMHVVHMNTRYQSLGEARGHPGGLAVLAFFFKVQAEDNNNYHTIVTGLKNISHQGQSVELASTFRLDKLLPSRARLSRYYRYSGSLTTPGCDEVVLWTVFEEPVPIGRAQLAQFVSTLQASPPGARPVNMTNNFRPVQPLGARRVLASRDVTASGAPDFSLPTETWVLICLLLSMGPGSGRTL